One segment of Oreochromis niloticus isolate F11D_XX linkage group LG8, O_niloticus_UMD_NMBU, whole genome shotgun sequence DNA contains the following:
- the LOC109203218 gene encoding NAD(P)H dehydrogenase [quinone] 1-like, protein MAKKVLIVYAHESPASFNAAAKDAAVAALTAQGCTVEVSDLYAMKFKAAATTEDITGGVKDAENFCYAKEIKLASEEGRLADDIKKEQEKLKEADLVIFQFPMYWSSVPAIMKGWMDRVLGSAYAQEKRYSEGIFKDKKAMLSFTTDCPESVYSDTGINGDINVTLWPLQNGILNYCGFQVFAPQIFWDPATGSPESRSSMLEGWRTRLQNLCGEAPVYFAPLDYFDKEKGFLLKPEVKEKYASKECGLTVGIHMGKPLPANSQTKAGV, encoded by the exons ATGG cCAAGAAGGTACTGATTGTGTATGCCCATGAGAGCCCTGCCTCTTTCAATGCTGCTGCCAAAGATGCTGCTGTGGCAGCTCTGACTGCTCAAGGCTGCACTGTAGAGGTGTCTGACCTGTACGCCATGAAGTTCaaagctgctgctactactgAGGACATCACTG GTGGAGTGAAGGATGCTGAGAACTTCTGCTACGCAAAGGAGATCAAATTGGCATCAGAGGAGGGCAGACTTGCAGATGACATCAAAAAAGAGCAGGAGAAGCTCAAGGAGGCAGACCTTGTCATCTTTCAG TTCCCCATGTACTGGTCATCTGTTCCTGCAATCATGAAGGGGTGGATGGATCGGGTGTTGGGCTCAGCCTACGCACAGGAGAAGCGGTACAGTGAGGGGATCTTCAAG GACAAGAAAGCCATGCTGTCCTTCACCACTGACTGTCCTGAATCTGTGTACAGTGACACTGGCATCAATGGTGACATCAATGTCACACTGTGGCCACTGCAG AACGGGATCCTGAACTACTGCGGCTTCCAGGTTTTTGCCCCTCAGATCTTCTGGGATCCTGCTACTGGTTCTCCTGAATCTCGCAGCTCCATGCTGGAGGGCTGGCGCACACGACTGCAAAACCTCTGTGGGGAAGCACCTGTGTACTTTGCTCCCTTGGACTACTTTGACAAGGAGAAGGGTTTCCTGCTGAAGCCTGAGGTCAAAGAGAAATATGCCAGCAAAGAATGTGGCCTCACAGTGGGGATCCACATGGGCAAGCCACTGCCGGCCAACAGCCAGACCAAGGCCGGGGTCTGA
- the mta3 gene encoding metastasis-associated protein MTA3 isoform X1: MAANMYRVGDYVFFENSSSNPYLIRRIEELNKTASGNVEAKVVCFYRRRDISHSLIQLADKHAKELEEEKENPTDTELTEKQKHQLRHRELFLSRQYESLPATHIRGKCSVALLNETEAVLSYLDKEDTFFYSLVYDPTQKTLLADKGEIRVGPRFQADVPEMLQEGEADERDQAKLEEKLWDPECPLTNKQIDQFLVVARAVGTFARALDCSSSVRQPSLHMSAAAASRDITLFHAMDTLHRHNYDLSSALSVLVPAGGPVLCRDEMEEWSASEAAMFEEALEKYGKDFNDIRQDFLPWKSLTSIIEYYYMWKTTDRYVQQKRLKAAEAESKLKQVYIPTYNKPNPNQISMTNGKMATVNGAGPGAYHAAGGGRACESCYTMQSAQWYSWGPPNMQCRLCVSCWMYWKKYGGLKMPSRAEGPEERTSPTPASNESRSRSHAPRQSNHMVPMRNSNSPKSSMKTKQAFLLQATRLTKLARHMCRDIIRLRRAARRPFVPINCGAIKAEYMLRVSEGQGTRLPKTRAAQRSTLTSVLQFLESRPATHAPRSHRTPGLQTPPPRRLLSSLPHGPHGMLGKRSYHHHSRADPDRRTENPGTTGGPLMHNGRNSSGGNTRGGVMIRKRRPNWIDAPDDSFFLVTRETRRARRMLSRSQLRHACRQPCEQITLRRASQGPPQGLVLAPPHPHPSLRMRGPIVIHD, from the exons ATGGCGGCCAACATGTACCGGGTCGGAG ATTACGTATTCTTTGAGAACTCCTCCAGTAACCCTTACCTGATCCGTCGGATAGAAGAACTCAATAAG ACTGCCAGTGGGAACGTGGAGGCCAAGGTAGTTTGTTTCTACAGAAGGAGAGACATCTCTCACAGCCTCATCCAGCTCGCAGATAAACATGCAA AGGAGCtcgaggaggagaaggagaaccCAACAGACACAGAgctaacagaaaaacagaaacaccagCTCCGCCACAGAGAGCTCTTCCTCTCCCGGCAGTATGAGAGTCTACCTGCCACACACATCAG GGGGAAGTGCAGTGTCGCATTATTGAATGAGACTGAAGCCGTTCTTTCATACCTTGACAAAGAG GATACCTTCTTCTATTCGCTGGTGTATGACCCAACACAGAAAACCCTGTTGGCTGACAAAGGAGAGATCAGAGTGGGACCGCGTTTTCAGGCAGATGTACCTGAAATGCTACAAGAAG GTGAGGCAGATGAGAGAGATCAGGCCAAACTAGAAGAGAAACTGTGGGATCCAGAGTGCCCACTCACCAACAAACAGATAGACCAATTCTTAGTGGTGGCACG GGCGGTCGGGACCTTTGCCCGAGCGCTGGACTGCAGCAGCTCTGTTAGACAGCCAAGCTTACACATGAGTGCAGCTGCAGCCTCTCGAGATATCACACTG TTCCATGCGATGGACACACTGCACCGCCATAATTACGATTTGTCCAGTGCGCTGAGCGTGCTGGTCCCAGCGGGGGGCCCGGTGCTTTGTAGGGATGAGATGGAGGAGTGGAGCGCCTCGGAAGCTGCCATGTTTGAAGAGGCTTTAGAGAAATATGGAAAAGACTTCAATGACATCCGACAAGACTTT CTGCCGTGGAAGTCTCTGACCAGTATCATAGAGTATTACTACATGTGGAAGACTACAGACAGATATGTGCAACAG AAGAGACTGAAGGCTGCAGAGGCAGAAAGCAAGCTGAAGCAGGTTTATATCCCCACATA TAACAAACCCAACCCCAACCAGATCTCGATGACCAATGGCAAGATGGCGACAGTGAACGGCGCGGGCCCCGGGGCCTACCACGCAGCAGGGGGGGGCAGAGCCTGCGAAAGCTGCTACA CCATGCAGTCAGCCCAGTGGTATTCATGGGGGCCTCCAAACATGCAGTGCCGTCTGTGCGTCTCCTGCTGGATGTACTGGAAGAAGTACGGTGGTCTGAAGATGCCAAGCAGAGCTGAGGGTCCAGAGGAGAGGACCTCACCCACTCCAGCAAGCAAT GAGTCTCGCTCAAGGAGTCACGCTCCCCGCCAGTCCAACCACATGGTGCCGATGCGAAACAGCAACAGCCCCAAATCCTCCATGAAGACCAAGCAGGCTTTCCTGCTGCAGGCCACCCGCCTCACCAAGCTGGCCCGGCACATGTGCCGTGACATCATCAGGCTGCGCCGTGCTGCGCGCCGGCCCTTTGTCCCCATTAACTGTGGGGCCATAAAGGCAGAGT ACATGTTAAGGGTGTCGGAAGGGCAGGGGACTCGCCTACCTAAAACCAGAGCCGCCCAAAGGAGCACTCTGACCAGTGTTCTGCAGTTTCTAG AGTCGCGTCCAGCAACCCACGCCCCTCGCTCCCACCGCACCCCGGGCCTTCAGACGCCTCCCCCTCGAcgcctcctctcctctctacCACACGGGCCTCACGGCATGCTGGGAAAACGCAGCTATCATCACCACAGCAGGGCTGACCCAGACAGGCGCACAG aGAACCCAGGTACAACAGGTGGCCCTCTCATG CATAACGGCCGCAACAGCAGCGGTGGAAATACCAGGGGAGGAGTGATGATTCGCAAGAGGCGCCCCAATTGGATTGACGCTCCCGATGACAGCTTCTTCCTTGTCACACGGGAGACCAG GCGGGCTCGACGGATGCTGTCGCGCTCCCAGCTGAGGCACGCTTGCCGGCAACCTTGTGAGCAAATCACCCTGCGCAGGGCGTCCCAGGGTCCACCGCAGGGGCTTGTCCTCGCCCCTCCACACCCTCACCCCAGCCTGAGAATGCGAGGCCCCATTGTTATCCACGATTGA
- the LOC100695992 gene encoding NAD(P)H dehydrogenase [quinone] 1 codes for MSKKVLIVYAHESPASFNAAAKDAAVAALTAQGCTVEVSDLYAMKFKAAATTEDITGGVKDAENFCYAKEIKLASEEGRLADDIKKEQEKLKEADLVIFQFPMYWSSVPAIMKGWMDRVLGSAYAQEKRYSEGIFKDKKAMLSFTTDCPESVYSDTGINGDINVTLWPLQNGILNYCGFQVFAPQIFWDPATGSPESRSSMLEGWRTRLQNLCGEAPVYFAPLDYFDKEKGFLLKPEVKEKYASKECGLTVGIHMGKPLPANSQLKAGV; via the exons ATGT CCAAGAAAGTGCTGATTGTGTATGCCCATGAGAGCCCTGCCTCTTTCAATGCTGCTGCCAAAGATGCTGCTGTGGCAGCTCTGACTGCTCAAGGCTGCACTGTAGAGGTGTCTGACCTGTACGCCATGAAGTTCaaagctgctgctactactgAGGACATCACTG GTGGAGTGAAGGATGCTGAGAACTTCTGCTACGCAAAGGAGATCAAACTGGCATCAGAGGAGGGCAGACTTGCAGATGACATCAAAAAAGAGCAGGAGAAGCTCAAGGAGGCAGACCTTGTCATCTTTCAG TTCCCCATGTACTGGTCATCTGTTCCTGCAATCATGAAGGGGTGGATGGATCGGGTGTTGGGCTCAGCCTACGCACAGGAGAAGCGGTACAGTGAGGGGATCTTCAAG GACAAGAAAGCCATGCTGTCCTTCACCACTGACTGTCCTGAATCTGTGTACAGTGACACTGGCATCAATGGTGACATCAATGTCACACTGTGGCCGCTGCAG AACGGGATCCTGAACTACTGCGGCTTCCAGGTTTTTGCCCCTCAGATCTTCTGGGATCCTGCTACTGGTTCTCCTGAATCTCGCAGCTCCATGCTGGAGGGCTGGCGCACACGACTGCAAAACCTCTGTGGGGAAGCACCTGTGTACTTTGCTCCCTTGGACTACTTTGACAAGGAGAAGGGTTTCCTGCTGAAGCCTGAGGTCAAAGAGAAATATGCCAGCAAAGAATGTGGCCTCACAGTGGGGATCCACATGGGCAAGCCACTGCCGGCCAACAGCCAGCTCAAGGCCGGGGTCTGA
- the mta3 gene encoding metastasis-associated protein MTA3 isoform X2 codes for MAANMYRVGDYVFFENSSSNPYLIRRIEELNKTASGNVEAKVVCFYRRRDISHSLIQLADKHAKELEEEKENPTDTELTEKQKHQLRHRELFLSRQYESLPATHIRGKCSVALLNETEAVLSYLDKEDTFFYSLVYDPTQKTLLADKGEIRVGPRFQADVPEMLQEGEADERDQAKLEEKLWDPECPLTNKQIDQFLVVARAVGTFARALDCSSSVRQPSLHMSAAAASRDITLFHAMDTLHRHNYDLSSALSVLVPAGGPVLCRDEMEEWSASEAAMFEEALEKYGKDFNDIRQDFLPWKSLTSIIEYYYMWKTTDRYVQQKRLKAAEAESKLKQVYIPTYNKPNPNQISMTNGKMATVNGAGPGAYHAAGGGRACESCYTMQSAQWYSWGPPNMQCRLCVSCWMYWKKYGGLKMPSRAEGPEERTSPTPASNESRSRSHAPRQSNHMVPMRNSNSPKSSMKTKQAFLLQATRLTKLARHMCRDIIRLRRAARRPFVPINCGAIKAEYMLRVSEGQGTRLPKTRAAQRSTLTSVLQFLESRPATHAPRSHRTPGLQTPPPRRLLSSLPHGPHGMLGKRSYHHHSRADPDRRTENPGTTGGPLMHNGRNSSGGNTRGGVMIRKRRPNWIDAPDDSFFLVTRETR; via the exons ATGGCGGCCAACATGTACCGGGTCGGAG ATTACGTATTCTTTGAGAACTCCTCCAGTAACCCTTACCTGATCCGTCGGATAGAAGAACTCAATAAG ACTGCCAGTGGGAACGTGGAGGCCAAGGTAGTTTGTTTCTACAGAAGGAGAGACATCTCTCACAGCCTCATCCAGCTCGCAGATAAACATGCAA AGGAGCtcgaggaggagaaggagaaccCAACAGACACAGAgctaacagaaaaacagaaacaccagCTCCGCCACAGAGAGCTCTTCCTCTCCCGGCAGTATGAGAGTCTACCTGCCACACACATCAG GGGGAAGTGCAGTGTCGCATTATTGAATGAGACTGAAGCCGTTCTTTCATACCTTGACAAAGAG GATACCTTCTTCTATTCGCTGGTGTATGACCCAACACAGAAAACCCTGTTGGCTGACAAAGGAGAGATCAGAGTGGGACCGCGTTTTCAGGCAGATGTACCTGAAATGCTACAAGAAG GTGAGGCAGATGAGAGAGATCAGGCCAAACTAGAAGAGAAACTGTGGGATCCAGAGTGCCCACTCACCAACAAACAGATAGACCAATTCTTAGTGGTGGCACG GGCGGTCGGGACCTTTGCCCGAGCGCTGGACTGCAGCAGCTCTGTTAGACAGCCAAGCTTACACATGAGTGCAGCTGCAGCCTCTCGAGATATCACACTG TTCCATGCGATGGACACACTGCACCGCCATAATTACGATTTGTCCAGTGCGCTGAGCGTGCTGGTCCCAGCGGGGGGCCCGGTGCTTTGTAGGGATGAGATGGAGGAGTGGAGCGCCTCGGAAGCTGCCATGTTTGAAGAGGCTTTAGAGAAATATGGAAAAGACTTCAATGACATCCGACAAGACTTT CTGCCGTGGAAGTCTCTGACCAGTATCATAGAGTATTACTACATGTGGAAGACTACAGACAGATATGTGCAACAG AAGAGACTGAAGGCTGCAGAGGCAGAAAGCAAGCTGAAGCAGGTTTATATCCCCACATA TAACAAACCCAACCCCAACCAGATCTCGATGACCAATGGCAAGATGGCGACAGTGAACGGCGCGGGCCCCGGGGCCTACCACGCAGCAGGGGGGGGCAGAGCCTGCGAAAGCTGCTACA CCATGCAGTCAGCCCAGTGGTATTCATGGGGGCCTCCAAACATGCAGTGCCGTCTGTGCGTCTCCTGCTGGATGTACTGGAAGAAGTACGGTGGTCTGAAGATGCCAAGCAGAGCTGAGGGTCCAGAGGAGAGGACCTCACCCACTCCAGCAAGCAAT GAGTCTCGCTCAAGGAGTCACGCTCCCCGCCAGTCCAACCACATGGTGCCGATGCGAAACAGCAACAGCCCCAAATCCTCCATGAAGACCAAGCAGGCTTTCCTGCTGCAGGCCACCCGCCTCACCAAGCTGGCCCGGCACATGTGCCGTGACATCATCAGGCTGCGCCGTGCTGCGCGCCGGCCCTTTGTCCCCATTAACTGTGGGGCCATAAAGGCAGAGT ACATGTTAAGGGTGTCGGAAGGGCAGGGGACTCGCCTACCTAAAACCAGAGCCGCCCAAAGGAGCACTCTGACCAGTGTTCTGCAGTTTCTAG AGTCGCGTCCAGCAACCCACGCCCCTCGCTCCCACCGCACCCCGGGCCTTCAGACGCCTCCCCCTCGAcgcctcctctcctctctacCACACGGGCCTCACGGCATGCTGGGAAAACGCAGCTATCATCACCACAGCAGGGCTGACCCAGACAGGCGCACAG aGAACCCAGGTACAACAGGTGGCCCTCTCATG CATAACGGCCGCAACAGCAGCGGTGGAAATACCAGGGGAGGAGTGATGATTCGCAAGAGGCGCCCCAATTGGATTGACGCTCCCGATGACAGCTTCTTCCTTGTCACACGGGAGACCAGGTAA
- the LOC109203223 gene encoding NAD(P)H dehydrogenase [quinone] 1 has protein sequence MAKKVLIVYAHESPASFNAAVKDAAVAALTAQGCTVEVSDLYAMKFKAAATTEDITGGMKNAEGCYADEIKLAWEEGRLADDIKKEQEKLKEADLVIFQFPMYWASVPAIMKGWMDRVLGSAYAQEKRYSEGIFKDKKAMLSFTTDCPESVYSDTGINGDINVTLWPLQNGILNYCGFQVFAPQIFWDPATGSPESRSSMLEGWRTRLQNLCGEAPVYFAPLDYFDKEKGFLLKPEVKEKYASKECGLTVGIHMGKPLPANSQTKAGV, from the exons ATGG CCAAGAAGGTGCTGATTGTGTATGCCCATGAGAGCCCTGCCTCTTTCAATGCTGCTGTCAAAGATGCTGCTGTGGCAGCTCTGACTGCTCAAGGCTGCACTGTAGAGGTGTCTGACCTGTACGCCATGAAGTTCaaagctgctgctactactgAGGACATCACTG GTGGAATGAAGAATGCAGAGGGCTGCTATGCAGATGAGATTAAATTGGCATGGGAGGAGGGTAGACTTGCAGATGACATCAAAAAAGAGCAGGAGAAGCTCAAGGAGGCAGACCTTGTCATCTTTCAG TTCCCCATGTACTGGGCATCTGTTCCTGCAATCATGAAGGGGTGGATGGATCGGGTGTTGGGCTCAGCCTACGCACAGGAGAAGCGGTACAGTGAGGGGATCTTCAAG GACAAGAAAGCCATGCTGTCCTTCACCACTGACTGTCCTGAATCTGTGTACAGTGACACTGGCATCAATGGTGACATCAATGTCACACTGTGGCCGCTGCAG AACGGGATCCTGAACTACTGCGGCTTCCAGGTTTTTGCCCCTCAGATCTTCTGGGATCCTGCTACTGGTTCTCCTGAATCTCGCAGCTCCATGCTGGAGGGCTGGCGCACACGACTGCAAAACCTCTGTGGGGAAGCACCTGTGTACTTTGCTCCCTTGGACTACTTTGACAAGGAGAAGGGTTTCCTGCTGAAGCCTGAGGTCAAAGAGAAATATGCCAGCAAAGAATGTGGCCTCACAGTGGGGATCCACATGGGCAAGCCACTGCCAGCCAACAGCCAGACCAAGGCCGGGGTCTGA
- the LOC109203222 gene encoding NAD(P)H dehydrogenase [quinone] 1-like, whose protein sequence is MAKKVLIVYAHESPASFNAAAKDAAVAALTAQGCTVEVSDLYAMKFKVAATTEDITGGVKDAENFCYAKEVKLASEEGRLADDIKKEQEKLKEADLVIFQFPMYWASVPAVMKGWMDRVLGFAYAQEKRYSEGIFKDKKAMLSFTTDCPESVYSDTGINGDINVTLWPLQNGILNYCGFQVFAPQIFWDPATGSPESRSSMLEGWRTRLQNLCGEAPVYFAPLDYFDKEKGFLLKPEVKEKFASKECGLTVGIHMGKPLPANSQTKAGV, encoded by the exons ATGG CCAAGAAGGTGCTGATTGTGTATGCCCATGAGAGCCCTGCCTCCTTCAATGCTGCTGCTAAAGATGCTGCTGTGGCAGCTCTGACTGCTCAAGGCTGCACTGTAGAGGTGTCTGACCTGTATGCCATGAAGTTCAAAGTTGCTGCTACTACTGAGGACATCACTG GTGGAGTGAAGGATGCTGAGAACTTCTGTTATGCAAAGGAGGTCAAACTGGCATCAGAGGAGGGCAGACTTGCAGATGACATCAAAAAAGAGCAGGAGAAGCTCAAGGAGGCAGACCTTGTCATCTTTCAG TTCCCCATGTACTGGGCATCTGTTCCTGCAGTCATGAAGGGGTGGATGGATCGGGTGTTGGGCTTTGCCTACGCACAGGAGAAGCGGTACAGTGAGGGGATCTTCAAG GACAAGAAAGCCATGCTGTCCTTCACCACTGACTGTCCTGAATCTGTGTACAGTGACACTGGCATCAATGGTGACATCAATGTCACACTGTGGCCGCTGCAG AACGGGATCCTGAACTACTGCGGCTTCCAGGTTTTTGCCCCTCAGATCTTCTGGGATCCTGCTACTGGTTCTCCTGAATCTCGCAGCTCCATGCTGGAGGGCTGGCGCACACGACTGCAAAACCTCTGTGGGGAAGCACCTGTGTACTTTGCTCCCTTGGACTACTTTGACAAGGAGAAGGGTTTCCTGCTGAAGCCTGAGGTCAAAGAGAAATTTGCCAGCAAAGAATGTGGCCTCACAGTGGGGATCCACATGGGCAAGCCACTGCCGGCCAACAGCCAGACCAAGGCCGGGGTCTGA